The proteins below come from a single Falco peregrinus isolate bFalPer1 chromosome Z, bFalPer1.pri, whole genome shotgun sequence genomic window:
- the SREK1 gene encoding splicing regulatory glutamine/lysine-rich protein 1 isoform X3: MTSLMPGAGLLPIPTPTPLTTLGVSLGTLGAIPAAALDPNITALGEIPQPPIMGNVDPSKIDEIRRTVYVGNLNSQTTTADQLLEFFKQVGEVKFVRMAGDETQPTRFAFVEFADQNSVPRALAFNGVMFGDRPLKINHSNNAIVKPPEMTPQAAAKELEEVMKRVREAQSFISAAIEPESGKSSERKGGRSRSHSRSESRSSSKSRSRRKRSHSKHRSRSGNRSLSRHKDRRRSRSPLKKRSRSRERQKSRSRSHSRDKKRDKEKVKEKEKAKEKEKERDRDKEKERDRDKDRDREREKERNREKDRERDKERNKDRERVKDRDRDRDKEKDKDKDREKEKDKEKEKDREEVDQNKEKEGIEKEGEKDREKIKDKEGDKDKGGDKEKDKEKEKDGDKEREREKERDDKKKKEKRSRTPPRSYSSSRRSRSSSRERRKRKSRSPSKSPKTSKTTKRKSSRTPSPRRNKKEKKRDRDTNNERRERERSTSKKKSSKEKEGKEKSDKSTSTLKDKDHTKEDQNSETDKEVDNRGTQRTDEVKLQQNGNCQPNEENLSIKMQVV, from the exons ATGACAAGTCTGATGCCTGGTGCAGGGTTGCTTCCTATACCTACACCAACCCCTTTGACTACA ctTGGTGTTTCACTTGGCACTTTGGGGGCTATACCAGCGGCAGCATTGGACCCTAACATTACAGCACTGGGAGAAATACCACAACCGCCTATTATGGGGAATGTGGATCCATCCAAAATTGATGAAATCAGGAGAACAGTCTATGTTGGAAACTTGAATTCCCAG ACTACAACAGCAGATCAACTGCTTGAATTCTTTAAGCAAGTTGGAGAAGTCAAATTTGTGCGAATGGCAGGTGATGAGACGCAACCAACACGATTTGCTTTTGTGGAATTTGCAGACCAAAATTCTGTACCTCGAGCTCTTGCCTTTAATGGAGTTATGTTTGGAGACAGGCCACTGaa aatAAATCACTCCAATAATGCAATAGTGAAGCCTCCTGAAATGACACCACAAGCTGCTGCCAAGGAACTGGAAGAGGTGATGAAGAGAGTAAGAGAAGCCCAGTCTTTCATATCTGCTGCAATTGAGCCAG AGTCTGGAAagagcagtgaaagaaaaggcGGTCGATCTCGTTCCCATTCTCGTTCAGAATCCAGGTCTAGTTCAAAATCCCGATCTAGAAGGAAAAGATCACACTCAAAACACAG AAGTAGATCTGGCAACAGATCACTCTCAAGACACAAGGATAGACGCAGATCCAGAAGTCCCCTGAAAAAACGGTCTAGATCTAGGGAAAGGCAGAAATCAAGAAGTCGCTCTCATTCTCG GGACaagaaaagagacaaagaaaaggtcaaggaaaaagaaaaggccaaagaaaaggagaaagagagagaccgagacaaggagaaagagagagatcGAGACAAAGACAGGGACAGAGAGcgagagaaagagagaaacaggGAGAAAGACAGGGAGAGAGATAAGGAGAGAAACAAAGATCGAGAGAGAGTCAAAGACAGGGATagggacagggacaaggagAAGGACAAAGACaaggacagggaaaaggagaaagataaggagaaggaaaaagacaggGAAGAGGTAGAccagaacaaggaaaaagaaggtattgagaaagagggagaaaaggacAGAGAGAAGATAAAGGACAAGGAGGGAGATAAGGACAAAGGAGGGGACAAAgagaaggacaaagaaaaggaaaaagatggggataaggagagggagagagaaaaagagagagatgataaaaagaagaaagagaagagatcCAGGACACCCCCAAGAAGCTATAGCTCTTCAAGAAGATCTCGTAGCTCCAGCAG AGAAAGGCGTAAAAGGAAGAGTAGAAGTCCCTCCAAGTCTCCTAAAACATcgaaaacaacaaaaagaaagtcTTCACGAACTCCTTCTCCAAGAAG aaacaagaaagaaaaaaaaagggacagagATACAAAcaatgaaagaagagaaagagaacgCTCCAcctccaagaaaaaaagtagtaaagaaaaagaggggaaggagaaatcTGACAAAAGCACCAGTACTTTGAAG GACAAAGATCACACTAAAGAGGATCAGAATTCAGAAACTGACAAGGAAGTAGACAACAGAGGTACACAAAGGACAGATGAAGTCAAACTACAACAGAATGGAAACTGTCAACCAAATGAAGAAAACCTCTCAATTAAAATGCAAGTGGTTTAA
- the SREK1 gene encoding splicing regulatory glutamine/lysine-rich protein 1 isoform X1: MMNSGGIGVPLGFPLGPTSVIQVTNLSSAVTSEQMRTLFGFLGDIEELRLYPPDNAPLAFSSKVCYIKFREASSVGVAQHLTNTVFIDRALIVVPCAEGKIPDEAKALSLLAPAPTMTSLMPGAGLLPIPTPTPLTTLGVSLGTLGAIPAAALDPNITALGEIPQPPIMGNVDPSKIDEIRRTVYVGNLNSQTTTADQLLEFFKQVGEVKFVRMAGDETQPTRFAFVEFADQNSVPRALAFNGVMFGDRPLKINHSNNAIVKPPEMTPQAAAKELEEVMKRVREAQSFISAAIEPESGKSSERKGGRSRSHSRSESRSSSKSRSRRKRSHSKHRSRSGNRSLSRHKDRRRSRSPLKKRSRSRERQKSRSRSHSRDKKRDKEKVKEKEKAKEKEKERDRDKEKERDRDKDRDREREKERNREKDRERDKERNKDRERVKDRDRDRDKEKDKDKDREKEKDKEKEKDREEVDQNKEKEGIEKEGEKDREKIKDKEGDKDKGGDKEKDKEKEKDGDKEREREKERDDKKKKEKRSRTPPRSYSSSRRSRSSSRERRKRKSRSPSKSPKTSKTTKRKSSRTPSPRRNKKEKKRDRDTNNERRERERSTSKKKSSKEKEGKEKSDKSTSTLKDKDHTKEDQNSETDKEVDNRGTQRTDEVKLQQNGNCQPNEENLSIKMQVV, translated from the exons CAACGCAcctcttgctttttcctccaaagTATGTTATATTAAGTTTCGTGAAGCATCGAGTGTTGGTGTGGCCCAGCATCTAACTAACACGGTTTTTATTGACAGAGCTTTGATAGTTGTGCCCTGCGCAGAAG GTAAAATCCCAGATGAAGCCAAAGCCCTTTCTCTGTTGGCGCCTGCTCCTACTATGACAAGTCTGATGCCTGGTGCAGGGTTGCTTCCTATACCTACACCAACCCCTTTGACTACA ctTGGTGTTTCACTTGGCACTTTGGGGGCTATACCAGCGGCAGCATTGGACCCTAACATTACAGCACTGGGAGAAATACCACAACCGCCTATTATGGGGAATGTGGATCCATCCAAAATTGATGAAATCAGGAGAACAGTCTATGTTGGAAACTTGAATTCCCAG ACTACAACAGCAGATCAACTGCTTGAATTCTTTAAGCAAGTTGGAGAAGTCAAATTTGTGCGAATGGCAGGTGATGAGACGCAACCAACACGATTTGCTTTTGTGGAATTTGCAGACCAAAATTCTGTACCTCGAGCTCTTGCCTTTAATGGAGTTATGTTTGGAGACAGGCCACTGaa aatAAATCACTCCAATAATGCAATAGTGAAGCCTCCTGAAATGACACCACAAGCTGCTGCCAAGGAACTGGAAGAGGTGATGAAGAGAGTAAGAGAAGCCCAGTCTTTCATATCTGCTGCAATTGAGCCAG AGTCTGGAAagagcagtgaaagaaaaggcGGTCGATCTCGTTCCCATTCTCGTTCAGAATCCAGGTCTAGTTCAAAATCCCGATCTAGAAGGAAAAGATCACACTCAAAACACAG AAGTAGATCTGGCAACAGATCACTCTCAAGACACAAGGATAGACGCAGATCCAGAAGTCCCCTGAAAAAACGGTCTAGATCTAGGGAAAGGCAGAAATCAAGAAGTCGCTCTCATTCTCG GGACaagaaaagagacaaagaaaaggtcaaggaaaaagaaaaggccaaagaaaaggagaaagagagagaccgagacaaggagaaagagagagatcGAGACAAAGACAGGGACAGAGAGcgagagaaagagagaaacaggGAGAAAGACAGGGAGAGAGATAAGGAGAGAAACAAAGATCGAGAGAGAGTCAAAGACAGGGATagggacagggacaaggagAAGGACAAAGACaaggacagggaaaaggagaaagataaggagaaggaaaaagacaggGAAGAGGTAGAccagaacaaggaaaaagaaggtattgagaaagagggagaaaaggacAGAGAGAAGATAAAGGACAAGGAGGGAGATAAGGACAAAGGAGGGGACAAAgagaaggacaaagaaaaggaaaaagatggggataaggagagggagagagaaaaagagagagatgataaaaagaagaaagagaagagatcCAGGACACCCCCAAGAAGCTATAGCTCTTCAAGAAGATCTCGTAGCTCCAGCAG AGAAAGGCGTAAAAGGAAGAGTAGAAGTCCCTCCAAGTCTCCTAAAACATcgaaaacaacaaaaagaaagtcTTCACGAACTCCTTCTCCAAGAAG aaacaagaaagaaaaaaaaagggacagagATACAAAcaatgaaagaagagaaagagaacgCTCCAcctccaagaaaaaaagtagtaaagaaaaagaggggaaggagaaatcTGACAAAAGCACCAGTACTTTGAAG GACAAAGATCACACTAAAGAGGATCAGAATTCAGAAACTGACAAGGAAGTAGACAACAGAGGTACACAAAGGACAGATGAAGTCAAACTACAACAGAATGGAAACTGTCAACCAAATGAAGAAAACCTCTCAATTAAAATGCAAGTGGTTTAA
- the SREK1 gene encoding splicing regulatory glutamine/lysine-rich protein 1 isoform X2 → MMNSGGIGVPLGFPLGPTSVIQVTNLSSAVTSEQMRTLFGFLGDIEELRLYPPDNAPLAFSSKVCYIKFREASSVGVAQHLTNTVFIDRALIVVPCAEGKIPDEAKALSLLAPAPTMTSLMPGAGLLPIPTPTPLTTLGVSLGTLGAIPAAALDPNITALGEIPQPPIMGNVDPSKIDEIRRTVYVGNLNSQTTTADQLLEFFKQVGEVKFVRMAGDETQPTRFAFVEFADQNSVPRALAFNGVMFGDRPLKINHSNNAIVKPPEMTPQAAAKELEEVMKRVREAQSFISAAIEPESGKSSERKGGRSRSHSRSESRSSSKSRSRRKRSHSKHRSRSGNRSLSRHKDRRRSRSPLKKRSRSRERQKSRSRSHSRDKKRDKEKVKEKEKAKEKEKERDRDKEKERDRDKDRDREREKERNREKDRERDKERNKDRERVKDRDRDRDKEKDKDKDREKEKDKEKEKDREEVDQNKEKEGIEKEGEKDREKIKDKEGDKDKGGDKEKDKEKEKDGDKEREREKERDDKKKKEKRSRTPPRSYSSSRRSRSSSRQHASAGDQMAIVIPS, encoded by the exons CAACGCAcctcttgctttttcctccaaagTATGTTATATTAAGTTTCGTGAAGCATCGAGTGTTGGTGTGGCCCAGCATCTAACTAACACGGTTTTTATTGACAGAGCTTTGATAGTTGTGCCCTGCGCAGAAG GTAAAATCCCAGATGAAGCCAAAGCCCTTTCTCTGTTGGCGCCTGCTCCTACTATGACAAGTCTGATGCCTGGTGCAGGGTTGCTTCCTATACCTACACCAACCCCTTTGACTACA ctTGGTGTTTCACTTGGCACTTTGGGGGCTATACCAGCGGCAGCATTGGACCCTAACATTACAGCACTGGGAGAAATACCACAACCGCCTATTATGGGGAATGTGGATCCATCCAAAATTGATGAAATCAGGAGAACAGTCTATGTTGGAAACTTGAATTCCCAG ACTACAACAGCAGATCAACTGCTTGAATTCTTTAAGCAAGTTGGAGAAGTCAAATTTGTGCGAATGGCAGGTGATGAGACGCAACCAACACGATTTGCTTTTGTGGAATTTGCAGACCAAAATTCTGTACCTCGAGCTCTTGCCTTTAATGGAGTTATGTTTGGAGACAGGCCACTGaa aatAAATCACTCCAATAATGCAATAGTGAAGCCTCCTGAAATGACACCACAAGCTGCTGCCAAGGAACTGGAAGAGGTGATGAAGAGAGTAAGAGAAGCCCAGTCTTTCATATCTGCTGCAATTGAGCCAG AGTCTGGAAagagcagtgaaagaaaaggcGGTCGATCTCGTTCCCATTCTCGTTCAGAATCCAGGTCTAGTTCAAAATCCCGATCTAGAAGGAAAAGATCACACTCAAAACACAG AAGTAGATCTGGCAACAGATCACTCTCAAGACACAAGGATAGACGCAGATCCAGAAGTCCCCTGAAAAAACGGTCTAGATCTAGGGAAAGGCAGAAATCAAGAAGTCGCTCTCATTCTCG GGACaagaaaagagacaaagaaaaggtcaaggaaaaagaaaaggccaaagaaaaggagaaagagagagaccgagacaaggagaaagagagagatcGAGACAAAGACAGGGACAGAGAGcgagagaaagagagaaacaggGAGAAAGACAGGGAGAGAGATAAGGAGAGAAACAAAGATCGAGAGAGAGTCAAAGACAGGGATagggacagggacaaggagAAGGACAAAGACaaggacagggaaaaggagaaagataaggagaaggaaaaagacaggGAAGAGGTAGAccagaacaaggaaaaagaaggtattgagaaagagggagaaaaggacAGAGAGAAGATAAAGGACAAGGAGGGAGATAAGGACAAAGGAGGGGACAAAgagaaggacaaagaaaaggaaaaagatggggataaggagagggagagagaaaaagagagagatgataaaaagaagaaagagaagagatcCAGGACACCCCCAAGAAGCTATAGCTCTTCAAGAAGATCTCGTAGCTCCAGCAG ACAGCATGCAAGTGCTGGAGATCAGATGGCTATTGTGATTCCTAGCTGA